The nucleotide sequence ATGGCAATTTAGCGAGTTCTCTCAATTACTCCTCTCAAGTATTTACCTATTCACCCCTAGCCTTAAAAAGCCTGGATTATTACGGCCAACCCGATGCCGGGGGAACTTCTGGAAGATTTGTTAAAGGCAGTCCTCAATTAAAGTTTAATAATGGATTAGTTGCCCAATCAGCCCTTAATAGTATTACCCTTTCTCCAGCCTCCAAACAAAAAATAAAACTCTTTGAAGCTTATGATGATGATAATATCATTAACCTCAATCCTTGGGCATTAGAACCACAAACGAATTATAGTATTACCATCAACAAAGACCTAAAAGACAAATTTGGGCAAACTTTAGAAAAACCCGTCACCCTAACTTTTAATACTGGGGATGTAGAAGGGGATATATGGGTTCCCAGTGGATTAAATATTTTTCCGTCAGGCAATAATCTACAACTAGATATCTCTACCGTTAATTTACCGGAGTCTAACTATCAAGCGGCTTTTCAAGTGGTTAACCCAACTGATTTAATCTATACAGAATCCGCTTATCCCAGTGGTTCAGATACGGATTTATTGCCCAGTTCTCAACAGTGGTCAACCTTTCCCGTCAGAGGAACCAAAAACCAAACTTATGATAATCCTGTCCCCTTAAAAGAAAAACTCGGTGGGTTAACTGGAATGTTAGCTTATGGGGTAAAAGCAAAAACTTATACCTATCAAGAAAATAATCAAACCTTGTGGCGAGAACCCGAATTTTATGGGTTAGTTCAGTTAACGAATTTAGGCGTATTTGCTCAGTGGTTTCCTGAATCAGGATTAATTCGAGTCAATCATCTTTCTGATGGTTCGGCGGTAGAAAATGCCCAGATAGAAATTTATCAGTCTAAGTTAGAGCAAAAAACGAAAATAGGAACTAAACCCTGTGCCACTTCTCAAACAGATTTAAACGGAATCGCCATTATTGAAGGAGAAAATTGGCAACAATGTATAAGCCAAAACGGAGCAACAAAACTCTTAGTCATTGCCCGAGAAGGAGAAGATTGGGCATATACTCGCACCGATGAATACAGTGGGTCTTATGAATATGGAATTAATGCGGGATGGGATGAGGGGAAACCCATTTCTAGGGGAGTTATTTTTTCTGATCGGCAGTTATATCAACCCGGAGAAACAGCCTATTTTAGCGGCACAGCTTATTATTTAAAAAATGGCAGTCTTCAGCAAGATAAAAATACAGCCTATCAAATTACTCTAACTAATCCCGATGGCAAAAAAACAAATTTAGGGACTCAAAAGACTAATAACTTTGGGACATTTTCTCTAGAATTTACCATCGATAAAAATCTGCCGCTAGGTTATTATTCTCTAGTGGCAAAAAGCAAAGCAGGAGTAGAAATTAATGGAGAATTTCGCCTAGCCGAATTTAAGCCGCCTACTTTTGGAGTTGACCTCAATTTAGATAAAGAATTTGCCAGTATCGATCAAGTGGTCACCGCTAATACTGATAGTCATTATTTCTTTGGTTCTCCTGTAGAAAGCGGAAAATTAAACTACTTTGTCACGAGACAGCAAACCAATTTTATTCCGAAAGGTTGGGAAAAATTCACCTTTGGCCGTCAGTGGTTTTGGCCAGAAGAACCGCCGCAAGTTCCTAATGATGTTTTGCAATCTTCACAAAGCTTAGATAATTCAGGGAAAAATAGTCAACAAATTCCTATCGCAAAAGACTTACCCTATCCGATGACTTATCGGGTGGAAGCACAAGTGACTGATGTGTCTAATATATCGGTTTCTAATGTAAAAACCTTCACCGCTTTACCCGATGAAAAATTAATCGGTTTACAGAATGATTTTGTTGCCAATGCTAATCAAGCTTTCCCGATAAAACTGATTGTCACAAATCCTCAAGGCGAACCGATTTCAGGGGAAAAAATCCGGGTAGAACTGCAAGCGATGAAATACAGCAGTATCACTCAATTACAAGAAGGAAGTAGCACTGATCAAAATCAGGTAGAATACAAAACTATCACTCAACAAGAAATCGTTTCAGCAAACGAACCTCAAACTATTTCTTTTACCCCTTCAGAGTCCGGTTCCTATCGCCTTCAAGCTAACTTTGCTAACCAAAAAGACGAGGTAACCGCTACAGACACACAAATTTGGGTAACGGGAGAAACGGCCGTCGACTGGGGTGATAGATATGAGAATAATCGCTTAGAAATTGAACTAGATAAACAAAATTATCAGGTGGGAGACATCGCCACTGCTTTAATTCAATCTCCCTATCCAGAAGGGGAATTATACTTTGCCGTTGTGCGTCATAATATCCTCTATAGTACCTTAGAAAAAATCAAGAGTAGTGCCCCAAAAATTCAATTTAAAATCACGCCAGAAATGCTCCCTAATGCGGCAGTCGAAGCGGTTTTAGTGCGGCAGGGAAAACCCTTATCTGAAGTCGAATCCGGTCAAGTGTCTAATTTAATCCGCATTGGCTTTGCGCCTTTTAATACTAACTTAGATGATAAATATTTACAGGTAAAACTGACTCCTCAAACGACCCAACAACAGCCCGGAAAACAACAAACCCTAGACCTAGAATTGAAAAATGATCAGGGAACTCCCCTACAAGGACAATTGACATTAATGGTAGTCAATGAAGCCATTTTACAATTAACCGGTTATCGTCCTCCCGACTTAGTAAAAACGGTTTATGCTGATCAAGACATTACCACTCGTTTATCCGATAATCGTCCTCAAGTAGTGTTAAAATCGCCCGCTTCCCCCTTAGAAAAAGGATGGGGATATGGAGGAGGATTATCAGCCGCCCTCGGTAGTACAGAAATACGCACAAATTTTCGTCCTCTAGCTTATTACAATGGTTCTGTGTTAACCGATAGAAACGGAAAAGCCAAAGTTAGCTTTTATTTACCTGATGATTTAACCACTTGGCGAGTGATGGCGGTTGCAACTGATGGAAACTTTCATTTTGGGAATGGTGAAGCGACTTTTATCACCACTAAACCCCTCGCGACTAACCCCGTTTTACCGCCATTTGCGCGTAATGGTGATCGCTTTTCGGGCGGAGTTGCTGTCACCAATACCACAGGAAAAGGCGGTAACTTAACGATTGAAGGGTATGTAAATCAATTTCTCAAATTAACCAATAACTCCCATTTACGCACCGATGCAACGGAAGGAACACAAGCTTATCGTTTCCCGATGGAAGCGGTAAAAACGGGAACCGGCAATGTGCAATTTTTAACTCAATTAAATGGTCAACAAAGAGATGCTTTTTCTGTTCCTTTGGAAGTTGAAAAACTGGATATTACTGAACAAGTGATTACCTCTGGAACAACGAAAAATGAAATCAGAATTCCCATCAATATTGATCAGAATGTTGTCTCTGATGTTGGGGGATTAGACATCTCTCTATCGGGTACATTAGTTCCGTCGATTACCGTTTCAGCAGAACAAGTATTTGATCAAGATCAATTTCCCTTTTTAGAAACCTCTGCCAGTCAATTAAGCATTGCCGCCAACTTAGAACTTCTCAATCAAACCTATAAGCAAAAATTTACTGAACTCAATCTAACTGATGCCGCTAATAAAGCTTTAGAAAACCTACAAAAATTACAACTCGCTGATGGAGGATTTGCCACCATTCCCCGAGAAAAAACCGCTAATCCATTATTAACGGCTTATGCGGCCGAAAGTCTTTACCAAGCAAAAAAAGCCGGATTTTTTGTCAATCCTCAACTGATTAAACCTCTGAAAACTTATTTACAACAAAGATTAGCTAATCCGAGTCAAGAAAAATTTTGTGATACCATCGCTTGTAAAAATCAAATTCGATTAGAAGCTTTAATCGCCTTAGCCCAATTAGGAGAAAAACGAAGCGATTTTTTACAGTCTTTGTATGAACAACGCCAAGAATTAGACCGGGTAGGACAAATTAAATTAGCCCGTTATCTCTCTCAATTTA is from Gloeothece verrucosa PCC 7822 and encodes:
- a CDS encoding alpha-2-macroglobulin family protein, whose amino-acid sequence is MKKIYQFCWILLLILSLGGCNLVQIGSGVEPLPVVESLPLPQLPQWIEQISPTGDAQPLSQILIRFKEPLIPVESLDSTQQQSLLNKFEIIPPLAGQFRFLTPRMVGFQADEAIPKATRVKVTLKSGLKDLKNHQLDQDIAWTFQTEAIQITNLPGNPPNSEDPQPIDIKPILEFTSNVELDLASISEHSQLIPEGKQQGINLKAALKPDDNTNNNPEEKFEPSGRNWIYTITPNTTLKKATRYRLEFSPGLRPLHGNLASSLNYSSQVFTYSPLALKSLDYYGQPDAGGTSGRFVKGSPQLKFNNGLVAQSALNSITLSPASKQKIKLFEAYDDDNIINLNPWALEPQTNYSITINKDLKDKFGQTLEKPVTLTFNTGDVEGDIWVPSGLNIFPSGNNLQLDISTVNLPESNYQAAFQVVNPTDLIYTESAYPSGSDTDLLPSSQQWSTFPVRGTKNQTYDNPVPLKEKLGGLTGMLAYGVKAKTYTYQENNQTLWREPEFYGLVQLTNLGVFAQWFPESGLIRVNHLSDGSAVENAQIEIYQSKLEQKTKIGTKPCATSQTDLNGIAIIEGENWQQCISQNGATKLLVIAREGEDWAYTRTDEYSGSYEYGINAGWDEGKPISRGVIFSDRQLYQPGETAYFSGTAYYLKNGSLQQDKNTAYQITLTNPDGKKTNLGTQKTNNFGTFSLEFTIDKNLPLGYYSLVAKSKAGVEINGEFRLAEFKPPTFGVDLNLDKEFASIDQVVTANTDSHYFFGSPVESGKLNYFVTRQQTNFIPKGWEKFTFGRQWFWPEEPPQVPNDVLQSSQSLDNSGKNSQQIPIAKDLPYPMTYRVEAQVTDVSNISVSNVKTFTALPDEKLIGLQNDFVANANQAFPIKLIVTNPQGEPISGEKIRVELQAMKYSSITQLQEGSSTDQNQVEYKTITQQEIVSANEPQTISFTPSESGSYRLQANFANQKDEVTATDTQIWVTGETAVDWGDRYENNRLEIELDKQNYQVGDIATALIQSPYPEGELYFAVVRHNILYSTLEKIKSSAPKIQFKITPEMLPNAAVEAVLVRQGKPLSEVESGQVSNLIRIGFAPFNTNLDDKYLQVKLTPQTTQQQPGKQQTLDLELKNDQGTPLQGQLTLMVVNEAILQLTGYRPPDLVKTVYADQDITTRLSDNRPQVVLKSPASPLEKGWGYGGGLSAALGSTEIRTNFRPLAYYNGSVLTDRNGKAKVSFYLPDDLTTWRVMAVATDGNFHFGNGEATFITTKPLATNPVLPPFARNGDRFSGGVAVTNTTGKGGNLTIEGYVNQFLKLTNNSHLRTDATEGTQAYRFPMEAVKTGTGNVQFLTQLNGQQRDAFSVPLEVEKLDITEQVITSGTTKNEIRIPINIDQNVVSDVGGLDISLSGTLVPSITVSAEQVFDQDQFPFLETSASQLSIAANLELLNQTYKQKFTELNLTDAANKALENLQKLQLADGGFATIPREKTANPLLTAYAAESLYQAKKAGFFVNPQLIKPLKTYLQQRLANPSQEKFCDTIACKNQIRLEALIALAQLGEKRSDFLQSLYEQRQELDRVGQIKLARYLSQFTDWKTEAQSLSREREEFIYETGRTATVNLPQNWDWFNSNTTAQAQTLRLFMAQNAQPEIIDRLWQGLVAMQRQGTWVNSYDTAQALAALVEYSQQQPPLSNFKTTILLDNKVLANVQFKQNRNANYALKIPMQSLPRGQHNLMLKNSGNGTLHYLTALHYRPQGEQNGRFNGLRVNRLIFAANQPKLLDKQGLYPSEKALTLSPGEVFDIGLEIISDHPIDHLLIIDPLPAGLEAIDTSFQTASSYYQSQQSSWAINYQQIYRDKIAAYSDHLEAGVYTLHYLVRSVTPGSFDWPGATVSLQYAPEEFGRCTSSRLEIKSTQ